Within Nakaseomyces glabratus chromosome G, complete sequence, the genomic segment CACGCACATTCAACTGAAAATAAGCAATAACgatcaaataataaatctaGTTTATCTAATAATTAAACTGTTAAATTAGTACCTTAACTCcctattttttattaggCTCATAGTAATTGGATCAACTCTACGTATTTTTGCTGCTCAATTGGTAGAAATAGTTACAAGTTTTGTGTGGTTTCTGGGGATAAATAGGTATCCGTTTTACACCCCATCgaaaatttgaaatatatttaaGCTCCTAGGATTTGGTCATTTCGTGGAAATAATCTGGTTTCAGTTCTAGTCTTTGACTCATACCGAATTGCCAATATAGCAGTGATATAATAATTGAACCTATAGCAATATGACTGACGTTAAGCCAATGTTTCAACTAAGGAAGGATATCCTGAATGATGAAACTACTGGCACGAGTGCCATTGAAAATGTTGACAGTGGTAATGAGGAGTCCATGATCTATCAGCAAGTTGGTGATCAGACCAAGGTCTTGACCGAAAATGACAAGTATTTGGTCAAATGTATAAATTCCTTCAATGCTGAGCAACTTCCTATTCCCTCTCATGTTCCTTTCTACTCCACAATAGATGGTGTAAACAAGCAGTGCTCCTATAATGATAATGAGAATTTATATGTATGGAACTTCATCAATTCGAAATGGGACGACTCTAATTATTGTAAAATACCATTGAATACTGACAGTAGTTCATCGGTAAACGCTCTCCCAAAATCggtttttattttgccAACTAATTATGATACTGATGCTGAGATGTTAGGACTAGAAAATAGCAATTCTTCGAATGGTATTGTTGGTGGTGTGATTCTGGTAGAAAACACAGCAGACGCGACTTACTTAGTATACTACGAAGATATGCGTTCAATTAACCATCTTTCGACATCTATATCTAAAAATATGGCCCATTTATTAGATTTGAAACTACATTCAGAAGAAAAGGTAACGCTGATGCTTAACTCAGAACCGGCAGGTCTTGTACTAGCTACTACAGAGGGAAGATTGATGTTTATAACCATTAGAGAGACAAATGGTAAACCCTGCCTAACGCTTAAACAGCAACTGATTAGGCCTAAGGGTAGTGGTCCTCTAGCTTTTTTGAGTCTTTTCTCAAGTAGTAATGAAATCATATCACTAAGAAATGGGCCGATTATTGGGAAAGGTGAGAGAATCGTATATGTTCTTACAAGAAATGGCCGCTTTCAAGTGTGGAAACTGTCAGTTGCCTCTAAATGCGTTAAGATGATGGATACTAATTTCTACGATAGCATACTAGATGATTTGGTAGAGCTTTATCCCTTTGCTCAAGGCTCCTTAAAGATTTTGGATACACATCCGATAACAAATCAACCGTTCTCTCCACAAGTTGTTCTAACACAGATATCCAGTTCAGATGAGACCAACTTTATCTTGTCTACCATAATTCTAGATGAACAAACAAACTCTTTCAcaatattttcaacatATAGATTGAATACCTACATCATGAAGGGAAACAGTGCATTAGCTAAACCAAAACTTTGCGTACCAAGCTCATTACAAAGTGCCACTTCAAAGTATTTTGATCTCTTCATTGTATTTGATAAAGCAGTTGTCATAACGCAGACTAGTTCAAAATTGGACTCTACATatactttgaaaagaaaatgggAAGATATCATCAGTttcaataaagaaatacaaatattAGCCGAAAGTAATGACGCATCTACAGTGTATTTACTCACTAAAGGTATGGGAATTATATCCATCATTCCAAAAAAGGAGAGAGGGGAAACTGCGTACGAAGAATCTTTTGTTAAGTCGCATCTTGACCAAGCAAtctatttttcttccagtAGTAGCAACCCAGTAGAGTTTAATCTACCTGGTGGCCTCCATCTTGAGCAAGATGAAGTCGAAAATGACTTGAAGACTGCTAGTGAAGAGATTTTATTGTCCtcatcaaaatatattccacctttgacagaTAATATTGAGAAGCATTTGAGTCTCAGATTAGTATACTTTAGAAACTTGATCAGTTTTGTTAAGGATAACTTCGCTTTCAGTATTTCACCTTCTAAAAAGCTAGATATAATAGAAAACTTCGAGCTGTTAAACTGTTTTCAcaaattcaacaattttATCAGCTCATCAAACTTTGAACTGAAATCTTTTTGGGACAGAACTCTTGAGGCTAATGGTAATATCAACGAAATCGAATTGGCTGTGGAGAAAATCCATAGGTTCCCTGATCTATTCTCTACTTATTTGAATACTATAATAAAAGAGCTACCATCTAAGTCCTACACGTTCAAACTGACGCTTGCTGACCTAATAATTGAAACCATATATGATGCTATTTTAGAGGAAGGTGAGAAGAAGTTAAGATATGAATTTTTGTCCCTCGATCCACTTGAACTAAATACACATCTGCCATGGTTCATTAGCATAGATATCCTCGATTCTATAAATCAACTTTTTTTCGATCTAAAGTTCTCGCTTGAGGGTCAAGAGAAAAACGCAAATACCCAACTTTTAGTGATAGTAAAGACattatattatctttttaaTCAGGTGCGcttgttctttttgaaagaaaataatatgaaTGATGTTAGTGCACAAGATTTTATGAAGAAATGTGACCAACTTTATGAGAATAATCATTTAGCTTGGAACCAGACATTATGTGAACTTGGTTTGAATGAGGATTCGTTAGAGATTTCAGAATTTTATCACGACTTTGTATCATTAGTGGAAACTTTAGATACTTTAGAAGCAGTTGAATCAAAGGCACTTTATGAAGAATATTTTGCCAGATTCGGTGAACAGTTTGCCCATACCCTATTTGAATACTATGTGAAGAAAAGTAAACTGCAAGACTTGTTTTACAGATTTCCTGAGCAACAGGAATTTTTAGTGTCTTTTTTTAAGAAGTACCCACAGTATGGCAGAGTTTCATGGATATTCAGTATCATTAACTATGATTACGCAAGTGCCGCAGCAACATTGTATGACATTACTAGTGGTGATAGAGCCTCTGCCATGACTTTGGAATCAGCCCAGTTATACCTAAACATTGCTAAACTAAGTACCTTGGCAGCGCACGAAAACCACGCTAATGTTAATTTACTGGGAGCCCTGAAGAGGATACAAGCCAATCTTGACGTAGTAGATGGAGGCAAAGATTTagttgaaaaattgaaaagagttGATGGTGCACCATCTCATCTTCAAGCAAATTATAAAGGGACTGAATTTGAGAAACTCTTTGATCTGTTGGTAAAAAAAGTGACCAACGGCACCATGTTACAATTTGTGGAGGTTGTGATTCTTTATTCCTTGATCGATGACAAGGAATGTCTATATCATGCATTAAAACTACTGGCCATTGATGGTGATATACTGGAACTGGAACTAAAGAAATTCTTAATATCTTTGATTTGGAGAAGaagtattttatttgatattcaaaATGCATATGACACTACTAGTGAAGATTCTACCTTGCACTTTGTCTTAAAGCAGTACTTGGAAGATGAACTATTCCGCGCTAATTGTCCATTGCCAACTGTAGGCGTTCTGACTGAAAAGACCATGTTTACTGAAAGCTTATTGAGTAGTTTGTTTTCCAATTACGAATTGGACACGAAGAAACTGCAGGATATATTAGAAAAGGAATATAATACTGTAGAGTCCACCGCtgttgatattgaaaaacgGATTATTGAAACGATATCTTCTCTAGACAAAGCTAATGATAATTCATACACCGTTAATTATCACGATCTAACTATAGAGTATCAGAACTGAAGTCAGATTTGCATAGCtgtatatttatttaatagtatacaataaaaataggAATATTACAACGGAGCTAAACCCAGTAGTTATAATGGCACTCCAGACCAGTACATACATATAGAACTGAATGGCGAAGCTTCCTCTAGGGAGCCAATAGTATAATTATTGAATGGCatgatatatttttggcTGTTTTAGTGAAGGTGAAATAGGTAGTCAACTAATTGTCTTTGTGGTTGACTAGGTTGCCTTTGGATGAATTATTTCCTGctttcttcattatttgCAACGCTTATTCTTACGAGAGCTTCTGGTAGTGGTTCCGTTTTATGTTCATCATCACTTTGATATGACTTGTCAGCATTGGACTTATCAGACTTGTTTTCTTTACCATCCCATGCACCGACTTGATAATCTCCTTCGGCGTACCTCAGTAAGCCCAAACTCGCCTCGGATATATACTTCCTTATAGAGTCCCAGTTAGCCATAACATTAGCCACAGACTCTGCATTCTTATTAATCTTACTCACCTCAATACTCATCTCATCTAATTCAGTCCTCATTTGATCTGTTAGTGCAGTAATTCTCTTAAGGGCTGCTAATTCTTGCTGTTTCGCCAGTTTTTGTTGCTCTAAACCATCCATTTCTTACTATCCTTGATCtgaatttttaatttagTATAGGATCACAAACTAATTCATATATCTAGTTAATCTTATTGTTCCGAAAGGTAGCAGTTTTGTTGTGATCCATTGTATGCTCATTATCTTGTGTTGATAAAACTGAATCAGAGGCATCGCGAAGTTTGTTAGCAGTGCATTCTCTAATAAAATAAGAGGACTTTATTTTGCTGAGATCACGTGAATTAAAGTTATATTCACTATTCTATCGCAAAATGGGATTAGCTTTAGAATGCACATAGTTGTAAATATCTATTGTTTTATGTATGATACTACATTGAATTTTGTCTAAAAAGTAAACCTCTATTATTCATCATGGCTAGTGCTGGGGTTTTTGAAGTGCTGTACAATAATGCAAATTGGTGTGTCATTGGTGCGGAGTTAATTGTCTTCATTAAATTACGGCATTATAGTACCTGTGGCAATAGTACGTCCATCTTTTCTGCACACAATTCTTCCTATGTGTTCATTTTGTGAGAATGTCAGAAGAGGGATCCATCTTCTCTTCTCTGTCAGTTCGATCTCAACGATGGCAGCTTGGTGTGAGCTCAAG encodes:
- the NUP133 gene encoding Nup133p (CAGL0G02211g~Ortholog(s) have structural constituent of nuclear pore activity) — protein: MTDVKPMFQLRKDILNDETTGTSAIENVDSGNEESMIYQQVGDQTKVLTENDKYLVKCINSFNAEQLPIPSHVPFYSTIDGVNKQCSYNDNENLYVWNFINSKWDDSNYCKIPLNTDSSSSVNALPKSVFILPTNYDTDAEMLGLENSNSSNGIVGGVILVENTADATYLVYYEDMRSINHLSTSISKNMAHLLDLKLHSEEKVTLMLNSEPAGLVLATTEGRLMFITIRETNGKPCLTLKQQLIRPKGSGPLAFLSLFSSSNEIISLRNGPIIGKGERIVYVLTRNGRFQVWKLSVASKCVKMMDTNFYDSILDDLVELYPFAQGSLKILDTHPITNQPFSPQVVLTQISSSDETNFILSTIILDEQTNSFTIFSTYRLNTYIMKGNSALAKPKLCVPSSLQSATSKYFDLFIVFDKAVVITQTSSKLDSTYTLKRKWEDIISFNKEIQILAESNDASTVYLLTKGMGIISIIPKKERGETAYEESFVKSHLDQAIYFSSSSSNPVEFNLPGGLHLEQDEVENDLKTASEEILLSSSKYIPPLTDNIEKHLSLRLVYFRNLISFVKDNFAFSISPSKKLDIIENFELLNCFHKFNNFISSSNFELKSFWDRTLEANGNINEIELAVEKIHRFPDLFSTYLNTIIKELPSKSYTFKLTLADLIIETIYDAILEEGEKKLRYEFLSLDPLELNTHLPWFISIDILDSINQLFFDLKFSLEGQEKNANTQLLVIVKTLYYLFNQVRLFFLKENNMNDVSAQDFMKKCDQLYENNHLAWNQTLCELGLNEDSLEISEFYHDFVSLVETLDTLEAVESKALYEEYFARFGEQFAHTLFEYYVKKSKLQDLFYRFPEQQEFLVSFFKKYPQYGRVSWIFSIINYDYASAAATLYDITSGDRASAMTLESAQLYLNIAKLSTLAAHENHANVNLLGALKRIQANLDVVDGGKDLVEKLKRVDGAPSHLQANYKGTEFEKLFDLLVKKVTNGTMLQFVEVVILYSLIDDKECLYHALKLLAIDGDILELELKKFLISLIWRRSILFDIQNAYDTTSEDSTLHFVLKQYLEDELFRANCPLPTVGVLTEKTMFTESLLSSLFSNYELDTKKLQDILEKEYNTVESTAVDIEKRIIETISSLDKANDNSYTVNYHDLTIEYQN
- the DAD2 gene encoding Dad2p (CAGL0G02233g~Ortholog(s) have microtubule plus-end binding activity); this translates as MDGLEQQKLAKQQELAALKRITALTDQMRTELDEMSIEVSKINKNAESVANVMANWDSIRKYISEASLGLLRYAEGDYQVGAWDGKENKSDKSNADKSYQSDDEHKTEPLPEALVRISVANNEESRK